A part of Cotesia glomerata isolate CgM1 linkage group LG4, MPM_Cglom_v2.3, whole genome shotgun sequence genomic DNA contains:
- the LOC123262765 gene encoding uncharacterized protein LOC123262765, producing MKNEILATYFHMISTDDNPQHDKCPKGVDSWCKWNEAKALGTEPPKHPTPLHPDVQKAIFPIYQDLSRVDLLERCLGGHTQNANESFNSTIWRMAPKHLHSGLKTIEIAAYLAACLFNEGSSSILLVMNELGLIVGNNSFNHAQQSDSQRVTRQNRRSSLDSKEARKARKEKLQAQNEVYEAEEGLQYGAGIAD from the coding sequence ATGAAAAATGAGATATTGGCAACTTATTTCCATATGATATCAACAGATGATAATCCACAACATGACAAATGTCCAAAGGGTGTAGATAGCTGGTGTAAGTGGAACGAAGCTAAAGCTCTGGGGACAGAACCTCCAAAACATCCGACACCTTTGCATCCTGACGTTCAAAAAGCGATTTTTCCAATTTATCAGGATTTATCCCGGGTAGATTTATTGGAGAGATGTTTAGGAGGCCATACTCAAAATGCTAATGAAAGTTTTAATTCAACTATTTGGCGTATGGCCCCTAAACATTTGCATAGTGgtttaaaaactattgaaattgCTGCATACTTGGCTGCTTGCTTATTCAATGAAGGCAgttcaagtattttattagTCATGAACGAGTTAGGTCTCATCGTTGGGAACAATAGCTTCAATCACGCACAACAATCCGACAGTCAGCGCGTAACCCGTCAGAATCGACGCAGCTCCTTGGACAGTAAAGAAGCCCGAAAAGCACGAAAAGAAAAGCTACAAGCTCAAAATGAAGTATATGAAGCTGAAGAAGGCTTACAATATGGTGCTGGAATAGCTGATTAA